The following are encoded in a window of Amblyraja radiata isolate CabotCenter1 chromosome 7, sAmbRad1.1.pri, whole genome shotgun sequence genomic DNA:
- the klhl23 gene encoding kelch-like protein 23 isoform X2, which yields MAGKEHCSYTYEFKDPNHSAEFLNAFKEFYQNELFTDITLECVSGQLFHCHKVALAACSTYFKAMFTADMQEKATRMIKLPNIDYSIMDAFIRFVYTSEVLITENNVQTLLETADLLQFTSVKMACENFLTRHLDFGNCIGMHYFAESHLCTDLEKESRRMILSNFEEISRQDEYLEISKDILLFILSRKNLNVWKVDILLEAIVRWISYDVENRIECLAELLKYVQVDLDEPYLKAALEVNGQSLLASDVKMHSLKCHVLTPNARYTMNSWPYKKSTWCMYIIGGYYWHPLSEVHMWNPSIDLWTQGSQMPDHTRESYGVSALGPNIYVTGGYSSDNLEALDTVWIYNAEMDDWAEGNPMLNARYYHCSVVMQGCVYVMGGYRSGAPSQDAEFYDPLKKKWILIANMLKEYGLCSVGLYNKIYLVGGQTTIADCYDTEKKEWKQIMEMNERRMECGALVMNGCIYVTGGYSYSRGSYLQSIEKYDPDKDTWEIIGNLPGPMRSHGCVSVYNVQV from the exons ATGGCTGGGAAAGAACATTGTTCATATACCTACGAATTCAAGGATCCGAATCATTCTGCAGAGTTCCTTAATGCATTTAAAGAATTTTATCAAAATGAATTATTCACAGACATTACTTTGGAATGTGTCTCAGGACAATTATTTCACTGCCATAAAGTTGCCCTGGCTGCTTGTAGTACTTATTTCAAAGCAATGTTCACTGCAGATATGCAGGAAAAAGCTACCAGGATGATTAAACTTCCAAACATTGATTACAGTATCATGGATGCTTTTATAAGATTTGTATATACATCAGAAGTGCTAATAACAGAAAACAATGTCCAAACTTTGTTAGAGACTGCAGATCTTCTACAATTTACATCAGTTAAAATGGCTTGTGAAAACTTCCTGACCAGACATCTGGATTTTGGAAACTGTATAGGAATGCATTATTTTGCTGAAAGCCACCTTTGTACTGATTTGGAGAAAGAGTCTCGACGGATGATTCTATCTAACTTTGAAGAAATTTCAAGACAGGATGAATATTTAGAAATCAGCAAAGACATACTCCTTTTCATTCTGTCCAGGAAAAACCTCAATGTGTGGAAGGTAGATATCCTTCTTGAAGCTATAGTCAGGTGGATTTCATATGACGTGGAAAATAGAATTGAATGTTTGGCGGAGTTGTTAAAATATGTCCAAGTTGATTTGGATGAACCGTACCTCAAAGCAGCACTTGAGGTAAATGGTCAGTCCCTTCTCGCCAGTGATGTTAAGATGCACTCTTTAAAATGTCATGTTCTGACACCAAATGCAAGGTACACAATGAATTCATGGCCTTACAAGAAGTCAACATGGTGTATGTATATAATTGGAGGCTATTATTGGCATCCACTGTCAGAGGTCCACATGTGGAATCCATCAATTGATTTATGGACACAGGGTTCACAGATGCCTGATCACACAAGGGAGAGTTACGGTGTTTCTGCTTTGGGGCCGAACATTTATGTAACAGGTGGTTATAGTTCTGACAACCTGGAGGCCCTGGACACAGTGTGGATTTACAATGCAGAAATGGATGACTGGGCAGAAGGGAATCCAATGTTGAATGCTCGTTATTATCACTGTTCAGTGGTAATGCAGGGCTGTGTGTATGTGATGGGTGGATACCGATCTGGAGCCCCATCGCAAGATGCAGAGTTTTATGATCCTTTGAAAAAGAAATGGATTCTGATTGCAAACATGCTGAAAG AGTATGGACTGTGCTCGGTGGGTTTATATAACAAGATTTATCTCGTTGGCGGCCAGACAACTATCGCTGATTGTTATGACACAGAAAAGAAAGAATGGAAACAGATAATGGAAATGAACGAAAGACGAATGGAATGTGGGGCATTGGTGATGAATGGCTGCATTTATGTTACCGGTGGATACTCGTACTCGAGGGGAAGTTATCTACAGAGTATTGAAAAATATGATCCCGATAAA
- the klhl23 gene encoding kelch-like protein 23 isoform X1, which translates to MAGKEHCSYTYEFKDPNHSAEFLNAFKEFYQNELFTDITLECVSGQLFHCHKVALAACSTYFKAMFTADMQEKATRMIKLPNIDYSIMDAFIRFVYTSEVLITENNVQTLLETADLLQFTSVKMACENFLTRHLDFGNCIGMHYFAESHLCTDLEKESRRMILSNFEEISRQDEYLEISKDILLFILSRKNLNVWKVDILLEAIVRWISYDVENRIECLAELLKYVQVDLDEPYLKAALEVNGQSLLASDVKMHSLKCHVLTPNARYTMNSWPYKKSTWCMYIIGGYYWHPLSEVHMWNPSIDLWTQGSQMPDHTRESYGVSALGPNIYVTGGYSSDNLEALDTVWIYNAEMDDWAEGNPMLNARYYHCSVVMQGCVYVMGGYRSGAPSQDAEFYDPLKKKWILIANMLKGVGNATACVVQEVVYVIGGHYGCRGSSTYDKIQSFRSDLNEWTIVTVTPHPEYGLCSVGLYNKIYLVGGQTTIADCYDTEKKEWKQIMEMNERRMECGALVMNGCIYVTGGYSYSRGSYLQSIEKYDPDKDTWEIIGNLPGPMRSHGCVSVYNVQV; encoded by the exons ATGGCTGGGAAAGAACATTGTTCATATACCTACGAATTCAAGGATCCGAATCATTCTGCAGAGTTCCTTAATGCATTTAAAGAATTTTATCAAAATGAATTATTCACAGACATTACTTTGGAATGTGTCTCAGGACAATTATTTCACTGCCATAAAGTTGCCCTGGCTGCTTGTAGTACTTATTTCAAAGCAATGTTCACTGCAGATATGCAGGAAAAAGCTACCAGGATGATTAAACTTCCAAACATTGATTACAGTATCATGGATGCTTTTATAAGATTTGTATATACATCAGAAGTGCTAATAACAGAAAACAATGTCCAAACTTTGTTAGAGACTGCAGATCTTCTACAATTTACATCAGTTAAAATGGCTTGTGAAAACTTCCTGACCAGACATCTGGATTTTGGAAACTGTATAGGAATGCATTATTTTGCTGAAAGCCACCTTTGTACTGATTTGGAGAAAGAGTCTCGACGGATGATTCTATCTAACTTTGAAGAAATTTCAAGACAGGATGAATATTTAGAAATCAGCAAAGACATACTCCTTTTCATTCTGTCCAGGAAAAACCTCAATGTGTGGAAGGTAGATATCCTTCTTGAAGCTATAGTCAGGTGGATTTCATATGACGTGGAAAATAGAATTGAATGTTTGGCGGAGTTGTTAAAATATGTCCAAGTTGATTTGGATGAACCGTACCTCAAAGCAGCACTTGAGGTAAATGGTCAGTCCCTTCTCGCCAGTGATGTTAAGATGCACTCTTTAAAATGTCATGTTCTGACACCAAATGCAAGGTACACAATGAATTCATGGCCTTACAAGAAGTCAACATGGTGTATGTATATAATTGGAGGCTATTATTGGCATCCACTGTCAGAGGTCCACATGTGGAATCCATCAATTGATTTATGGACACAGGGTTCACAGATGCCTGATCACACAAGGGAGAGTTACGGTGTTTCTGCTTTGGGGCCGAACATTTATGTAACAGGTGGTTATAGTTCTGACAACCTGGAGGCCCTGGACACAGTGTGGATTTACAATGCAGAAATGGATGACTGGGCAGAAGGGAATCCAATGTTGAATGCTCGTTATTATCACTGTTCAGTGGTAATGCAGGGCTGTGTGTATGTGATGGGTGGATACCGATCTGGAGCCCCATCGCAAGATGCAGAGTTTTATGATCCTTTGAAAAAGAAATGGATTCTGATTGCAAACATGCTGAAAG GGGTTGGAAACGCAACAGCTTGTGTCGTCCAGGAAGTTGTCTACGTTATAGGAGGTCACTATGGTTGCCGAGGGAGTTCAACTTATGATAAAATTCAGAGCTTCAGATCAGATCTCAATGAGTGGACAATAGTCACTGTTACTCCACACCCAG AGTATGGACTGTGCTCGGTGGGTTTATATAACAAGATTTATCTCGTTGGCGGCCAGACAACTATCGCTGATTGTTATGACACAGAAAAGAAAGAATGGAAACAGATAATGGAAATGAACGAAAGACGAATGGAATGTGGGGCATTGGTGATGAATGGCTGCATTTATGTTACCGGTGGATACTCGTACTCGAGGGGAAGTTATCTACAGAGTATTGAAAAATATGATCCCGATAAA